Proteins co-encoded in one Aspergillus flavus chromosome 2, complete sequence genomic window:
- a CDS encoding U6 snRNA-associated Sm-like protein LSm6 yields MENSSASEGKDPSVFLSEIIGAPVTVKLNSGVVYKGELQSVDGYMNIALEKSEEYVNGKLRRSYGDAFVRGNNVLYISAN; encoded by the exons ATGGAGAATAGTTCCGCATCAGAAGGCAAGGATCCATCAGTCTTCCTGAGTGAGATTATCGGTGCCCCAGTCACTGTGAAGTTGAACTCAGGCGTTGTCTACAAAG GTGAACTCCAATCAGTAGATGGTTATATGAACATTGCTCTAGAAAAGTCTGAGGAATATGTGAATGGGAAGTTAAGGCGAAGCTATGGAGATGCCTTTGTCCGAGGAAATAATG TGCTTTACATCTCTGCAAACTGA
- a CDS encoding putative translation initiation factor — MTLQAIKYSGGKLAIIDQLQLPHVEKYVTIHTSEEGWHAIKEMRVRGAPAIAIVAALALASELTTLIARNQLSSNAIETQTFITEKLHYLVSSRPTAVNLSDAAGKLETIVAESVKMPESTGHAVATAFIQAAEAMLAKDVEDNRMIGEYGAKWISENALSKNFTKATVLTHCNTGSLATAGFGTALGVIRALSSTDTLRHAYCTETRPYNQGSRLTAFELVHDRIPATLITDSMAAALLARAEIGVDAIVVGADRVAANGDTANKIGTYGLAVLAKYHGVKFLVAAPLTTIDLVTKSGNEITIEERPASEVTTVRGTCEDGGASEAVKMETVCIAAKGINVWNPAFDITPGALIDGIITEKGVVEKDSDGLFHLEELFKA, encoded by the exons ATGACCCTGCAAGCAATCAAATATAGTGGTGGCAAACTTGCTATCATTGATCAACTGCAGCTTCCACATGTTGAGAAGTACGTTACGATACATACAAGCGAAGAAGGCTGGCATGCAATCAAGGAGATGCGAGTGCGAGGGGCACCTGCTATTGCTATAGTAGCGGCCCTCGCACTTGCATCAGAGCTAACCACTCTGATAGCTCGCAACCAGTTATCCTCGAATGCTATAGAGACACAGACTTTTATAACGGAGAAGTTACATTATCTGGTGAGCAGCAGACCTACAGCAGTCAACCTTAGTGATGCTGCAGGAAAACTCGAGACCATAGTGGCAGAAAGTGTTAAGATGCCTGAGTCCACAGGCCACGCCGTTGCTACTGCGTTTATCCAAGCTGCCGAAGCAATGCTTGCGAAAGATGTTGAGGACAATAGAATGATTGGAGAATATGGTGCCAAATGGATATCCGAGAATGCTCTTTCCAAGAATTTTACTAAGGCTACGGTTCTTACACATTGTAATACGGG TTCTCTCGCGACCGCGGGGTTCGGGACAGCCTTGGGGGTGATTCGTGCACTATCTTCAACCGATACCTTACGGCATGCCTATTGCACCGAAACGAGACCTTACAACCAGGGCTCCCGTTTGACAGCATTTGAGCTAGTTCACGACCGTATTCCTGCTACCTTAATAACAGACTCAATGGCAGCTGCATTACTCGCTAGAGCCGAGATAGGCGTGGATGCAATTGTGGTAGGGGCAGACAGGGTAGCAGCTAACGGTGATACCGCAAATAAGATTGGTACATATGGTCTTGCAGTGCTTGCAAAGTACCATGGTGTGAAATTTCTTGTGGCTGCGCCGCTCACGACTATCGACCTAGTCACCAAATCAGGGAATGAAATCACTATCGAGGAGCGGCCCGCATCCGAGGTTACTACGGTCAGAGGCACCTGCGAAGACGGTGGTGCCTCTGAAGCCGTCAAGATGGAAACCGTGTGCATAGCAGCGAAAGGGATCAATGTCTGGAATCCAGCATTCGATATAACCCCAGGGGCACTTATTGATGGTATCATAACTGAAAAGGGAGTGGTGGAAAAGGACTCTGATGGATTATTTCACTTAGAAGAGCTGTTCAAAGCCTGA